CTCTGCCACAAAGTtgcatttattatatgtgcaaaaaagtcTTTAATAACAGTTAATCTGAAATGAAAGTGCAacattgtccatgtttgtgtaataCTATCACCTGCTTTTGATGCCAATTTTGTAAGTGTGGTAACTGCCATGTGAATGGAAAAAATCTTTTCTGAATAAATAGTTAAGAAAATGTGtggttttattttcatatataataataatcggtcgattaaaaatacatatttggacctctgtatttataaaatcctgtgcacggccctgatGGCTACCAAGCTTTGATGGTCTTTAGATCTTTTGGGTTTAGAATCAATTGATAGATTTCGTTTTTGGCGTTGGGAACTGAAGAAGAGCCTGAGATCTGGGGGTGAGTAGACATCAGCTGGATCCGTCACAGCAAGAGATGCCATCACTTGATCCGACTCGGTCAGAGGACATTTTGATTCTTCCATCTTCACAATGACGTTGTTGCAAATGGTCATCTGCATCAGGGGTAAAGACAAAAGTCCCTGAATGATATCATTTTGAGATGCGTTTGCGTTCATGGCAAGCGCTGATCTTATGACCTCATCTTCAGCATTTGCCTTTATTATAATGTCCCCCGTTTCTGGTTTGAGTTCCAGGTGCCCGCTGATCTTCATGATGGCAGCTGTGattttgtaatgtgttttaCACGAGTAACAATACACACTTGGTCTTGAtagtattatgtttttaagttgATGCTTACGATGACAAATGAAGAGACTATTTATGTTTACACCGATAATATAACACTTTACAGACTTTATAGGCACTTCAACATCAACTGTGGTACCTTGAGATGGAATGCTGAGAATCTGTGTCTGTTTGGTAGTTGATAGGGATTTTTTCTCTTTAAACTGTTTGACTGAGACATTTGTAATCTTGTACCATTCTCCAACAGTGACGCTTTCCTCACCCCAAACGGTTAGACTTACATAGCCTGTAGTATCtgctacagtatatacagtTTTTGGAAGGTAGCGTCCATCCCACACAACATTGTGCCCCTTGTATTCCTCCAGGATAATCTTTACATTAATATTAATCTGAAAAGAAAATTTAAAGAAGATACAGCATATATCAGACAGTAAGGGACTTTATTAGACTGCaaacattaaatataacaaTCTCAAAGAAATTAATTGCTAAATCTTACCCTCAGATGGTTAATATCCAGTTTTGGAAGTTCAGACAATTTTATGTCTTGTGGTTCATCGGGCAAggtatttttaaatgcatggcTTATGTCCCGAACGCAGGACATTTTGGAAGTATGGGTGTAGTAAACATTAGTTCTTCCATTTGACTTAGATGGTTGTACGATCACATTCTGTAGTGTAACTGGACTCCTGCacacaatatttttataaaaatattacaataaatataATTAGGATGATATTAGAGATTAGACTTACTGAGTCTTCTCAGCATTCTGGAAGTTCATGTAGTCCTCTTCTTTAAAGGCCACAACTTTGCAACATTCACCTTCGTGATGAAGAAATGCTTCAAAATATGGCTTCTGTTTATCTTTTATGGGGCTAATATTACAAAGGTGGCCATTGACGGTCTTTCTTAACCTTTTGACTGGGCTTTGCTGTCCTGCCATGTTTTCCTCTTTAACTGTTTAAGATCAGCTTGAACAGACAAAAATACAGTAACCGATAAAAGATTAAGCTGCCCAGGGAATTAGGAACGATGTTGTTGACATTTAATCTTTAACTGATGTTAAATCggtttaatatttaactaatgtCCAACAGATGTCAAATAGGTAtaaacacactgcaaaaaatgattttcaagaaaaaaactcagtatttttgccttgttttcggtggaaatatctaaaaattcttaaattaagatgctttttttgatGAGGCAGATGACTCAGGAAGGTAGGTCtggtttttaaaccaaaaatatcaaatgtaagtgattttgtgcataaaacaagcaaaaaaatcttccaatggggtatgcaaatttttcttgaattaagtgtttttgatatttgatatttttgatctaaaaactagaattatttccTCGggccgttttgctcatcaaattTTTTACtctaaacaagacaaaaatactaagaatttttttcttgaaaatcattttttgcagtgcatgttTATAcactaaatttaatttttagatatttttactgaaaacaagacaaaaataccaagaattttttttcttgaaaatcattttttgcagtgtacaaatGCTAGGTTCTTTTCAACCAAGCGTTGGGTCAAATGGGGCCAGCCCAGCCCATTGTGTTACAAAAACAGAGCCAGAATTAAGCCTGAAGTGCCTAAAGTAAGCCAATTTTGTCCCAGAATGTGTTGCTATCTGggtatgctgggttgttttaacccattgttgggtcaaatataaacattttctgggttaattgaacccaacggctgggtttgtccctttctgACCCAAGGCTGtgtaaaataacccagcatttttgagAGTATATTAATGAAAAGATGTGATTGCTATTATCTTGAACTTAAAGGGTTACATCACTCAAAAAACCCTCATGTCATTCAACTCGTGAATAAATTCTATTCATTTGTAGCTTAGATGccactttttatattttgttatctAATTTAATATCATATATTAATTGGGGCCTAAGTGTCGTCTGCAAGCCACATCCACTAATACTGACAAGAACTACCAGAAAAATATCTTCCATA
This genomic interval from Misgurnus anguillicaudatus chromosome 8, ASM2758022v2, whole genome shotgun sequence contains the following:
- the LOC129451218 gene encoding uncharacterized protein isoform X4 gives rise to the protein MAGQQSPVKRLRKTVNGHLCNISPIKDKQKPYFEAFLHHEGECCKVVAFKEEDYMNFQNAEKTQSPVTLQNVIVQPSKSNGRTNVYYTHTSKMSCVRDISHAFKNTLPDEPQDIKLSELPKLDINHLRININVKIILEEYKGHNVVWDGRYLPKTVYTVADTTGYMTICNNVIVKMEESKCPLTESDQVMASLAVTDPADVYSPPDLRLFFSSQRQKRNLSIDSKPKRSKDHQSLVAIRAVHRIL
- the LOC129451218 gene encoding uncharacterized protein isoform X2 — translated: MSCVRDISHAFKNTLPDEPQDIKLSELPKLDINHLRININVKIILEEYKGHNVVWDGRYLPKTVYTVADTTGYVSLTVWGEESVTVGEWYKITNVSVKQFKEKKSLSTTKQTQILSIPSQGTTVDVEVPIKSVKCYIIGVNINSLFICHRKHQLKNIILSRPSVYCYSCKTHYKITAAIMKISGHLELKPETGDIIIKANAEDEVIRSALAMNANASQNDIIQGLLSLPLMQMTICNNVIVKMEESKCPLTESDQVMASLAVTDPADVYSPPDLRLFFSSQRQKRNLSIDSKPKRSKDHQSLVAIRAVHRIL
- the LOC129451218 gene encoding uncharacterized protein isoform X3, whose amino-acid sequence is MAGQQSPVKRLRKTVNGHLCNISPIKDKQKPYFEAFLHHEGECCKVVAFKEEDYMNFQNAEKTQSPVTLQNVIVQPSKSNGRTNVYYTHTSKMSCVRDISHAFKNTLPDEPQDIKLSELPKLDINHLRININVKIILEEYKGHNVVWDGRYLPKTVYTVADTTGYVSLTVWGEESVTVGEWYKITNVSVKQFKEKKSLSTTKQTQILSIPSQDDHLQQRHCEDGRIKMSSDRVGSSDGISCCDGSS
- the LOC129451218 gene encoding uncharacterized protein isoform X1, which translates into the protein MAGQQSPVKRLRKTVNGHLCNISPIKDKQKPYFEAFLHHEGECCKVVAFKEEDYMNFQNAEKTQSPVTLQNVIVQPSKSNGRTNVYYTHTSKMSCVRDISHAFKNTLPDEPQDIKLSELPKLDINHLRININVKIILEEYKGHNVVWDGRYLPKTVYTVADTTGYVSLTVWGEESVTVGEWYKITNVSVKQFKEKKSLSTTKQTQILSIPSQGTTVDVEVPIKSVKCYIIGVNINSLFICHRKHQLKNIILSRPSVYCYSCKTHYKITAAIMKISGHLELKPETGDIIIKANAEDEVIRSALAMNANASQNDIIQGLLSLPLMQMTICNNVIVKMEESKCPLTESDQVMASLAVTDPADVYSPPDLRLFFSSQRQKRNLSIDSKPKRSKDHQSLVAIRAVHRIL